ACGTCTTCTTTACGGCGTTGGACCTTGAGCCGTATGCCGCAAAGTTGACAAATGCGTCACCCCAAGGCGCAAAGCCGATCAACCGGGAGGCGGTTTTAAGGGCTCTGCTGGCTGCCCCTATGGAAGGCATCCCTACATTTACTCGGTTGCATGAACGTCTTGATCGAGATTTGCGTTTCCGGTATCAGTGCGGATTTCGGCTGGACGAGGCAGCGCCATCGATTGCAACACTCAGTCGGGTCTTCAATGCTGTCGTGGATAAGGGTCTTGCCAAGGACCTCTTCGCTGATCTGGTCAGTCAATGCAAAGGGGCTGGCATCATCGATGGAAGTCATCTTGCAATCGATAGTACAGCAATTGGCGCCTACGAGAAAAAGCAGCCAAAATCACGCAGCCAAGAAACAGGCAACGCCAACTGGAGCGCCAAGTATGACACGTTTGGCAACAAACTCACATGGTTCGGGTACAAGATTTATCTTGCGGTGGATACCGCCAGTGAGCTACCGGTATCTTTGGACGTCACACCCGCCCATGTGTATGACGTAGAGATGGAGATTCCATTAATGAAAGATGTTGTCGAAAGCTATGGCTGGAAAGTCAAGTTTGTCATGATGGACGCCGGGTATGACCAGGTAAAAAACTATGAAGCCGCCCGTAGTTACGGTGCGCAAGCAATCATTGCACTGAACAAGCGAGGCGAAAAGGAACCACCTGCCGGGGTTGCTTCAAACGGCACACCTCGCTGCTCCATGGGCTACGACATGGTGTACTGGGGAGCCGATGGTGACCGATTAAAGTTCCGTTGCCCACACGCTGTTGGTAGGGTCGACTGTCCGCTTGGGATTGCAGCTTGCTCTGACTCTAACTACGGAATGGTCGTCAAGAAGACTGTGCAGAAGATATCCGACGCTACTCGAACCCTCACCGAAACACAAGAGGTTGGACAGAACTCTACAATGAACGAACTGCCGTTGAACGTTGCAACTCTCGACTCAAGCAGAATCTGACCGTGAACGACGTTCACGTCCGAGGCATCCAGAAGGTTACGATCCACGTTTGTCTCAATGCCATTGTCCTACTCGCATCCGTACTGGCGGCGGGCGTAGCAAACAGTGTATAGAAAACAGCCTAAGCCTGCACGTCTCTAGAGACTGTGACAGCAACATAGTTACCGTTCAAAATTGCGTTATAGAAATTGTAATGTGTACCCATCAAACTAGTATCAATTCCCTTTTTCAATTCGTACAGAAAATTATTTCTGCAAAACGCTCAATAAATTGATGCCCCGCCCTGGGGATTCCATCGCGATTTATGGGTGTGGAGCTGTGGGATTGAGCGCAATGATGGCTGCAAAAATTGCTGGGTGCTCTACCATTGTTGCCGTTGAAGTCCATGACAGCCGTCTCGAATTGGCAAAAGAGCTAGGGGCTACCCACGTGCTGAATGGGAAGACGGTTGATGTCATTTCGGAGATTAAAAAGATCACCAATGGTGGAACACACTATGCCGTTGAGACCACGGGTGTTACGCCTGTTGTTCTACAGTCTGTAAGGGCTTTACGTGCTTTGGGTACGGTGGCTATCGTTGGCGCGACTGGTGAGGTTACGTTCAACGTTCAGTTGGATATCATGGGCGAAGGTAAATCTGTCGTCGGGGTCGTTGAAGGCGACGCTGTTCCACAGTTATTCATTCCGAAGCTCATTAGCTACTACAAGGAAGGCAAATTCCCATTTGACCGTCTCGTGGGATTTTATGAGTTCGAGCAAATTAATCAGGCGTTTGAGGATTCAAAAAATGGTTCGGTGGTCAAACCGATTTTGCGGATTAGCTAATTCGTTCGTTTACTCATCAGGCGCGCCGGATAAGGAATGATCCTGGCGCGCTTGTTTATTGTGCGTTGCCCTTTGCAATTGGTCTTCGTTTATACGATAGTAATCTTAAATCTTATTGAAGGAGTGGTGTACCATGGAAAGATCCATTCCAGAAATCACGCTTCATGATGGGGTTACGTTACCGGTCGTCGGCTTAGGTACCGCTAAGTTGCGGGGCAATGCGGGTGTCAACGCGATAGTCAGTGCAATTGATGCAGGATACCGACTGCTCGATTCCGCGTACAATTATGAAAATGAAGGGACAGTAGGTGAAGCGGTCAGGCGCAGCTCGGTTCCACGAGAAGAATTGAGAATTACATCGAAGTTGCCTGGACGCTATCACACGTATGACCAAGCTGTGGTTGCAATTCAAGAATCGTTGTATCGTGCGAATTTAGATTATTATGATTTGTATCTGATCCATTGGCCAAATCCGAAGCAGAATCAATATGTCGAGGCATGGCAAGCGCTCATTGATGCGAAAAAATGGGGATTTATTCGCTCCATTGGCGTCTCAAATTTTTTGCCTGAACATATAGAGCGACTGGAGAAGGAAACAGGTGTCAGGCCGACGGTAAATCAGATAGAATTGCATCCATTCTTCAACCAGGAAGCACAAAGAAAGTGGCATGAAGCACACGATATCAAGACGCAATCTTGGAGCCCATTGGCCAGGGCAAATGACGTTCTTGAAAACGAAACTCTACAAAAAATCGCTCGCAAGCACGATAAAACGGTTTCCCAAGTGATTTTGCGTTGGCATTATCAACTTGGAGCCATCTCAATTCCGAGGTCCTCTTACCCTGGGCGGCAGCTTGAAAACATATCAATATTCGATTTTTCGCTGGACGATGCGGACATGAACGTGATTTCTGGGTTATCGAGACCTGATGGCAGGTTGAGAAATCAAGATCCGGCTGTCTATGAGGAATTCTAGATAAACAGGTAGAACCGCATCACAATGCCAAAGGGAGATCTAGAAAGGGCACCGTTTCTTTGACGGTGCCTATGTTGATTTTCACAACGGTGAAATCAAGCACACATTGTGCGACATCAAGTAAGGCTGTCCCCACGGAGATAATTCATTAACTGCGCTGCGCTGGGTGTAATATGACCTTTGGTTTTCGTGACGATAATGTAGCTTTGAACGGGCTGGTATCCCGTAGGAAATTGAAAGGTAAATAAGCGGCCATCTTGGAGTTCCTGTTGAATAGCGCTTAACGGTAGGAAGGCGATTCCGAGTCCTTGATACCCTTGAGGCTGCGGTGAACTATTCACCCTTTGGGCACACGGTAAGAACCCCGCTTCGTTTCCATCCCATCCGCTGAAATGTTACTGTTATAGTTACATAATACGTCACAGCGAAGAGGAATGTTTATGATTGAAGAACGTCGTTCCGGGACTTCCTGGAAATCTATACTGCGGATTATGGCCGCCGTTCAGTTTTGTATGTCGATTGCTTTCTCCAGTTCGAACCCCTTTATGGCGCTTTACGTCGAGCAATTGGGTGTTCACAACCCTCGATACGTCGACATCCTGACAGGTATCATTCAAGGGATGACGCCCTTGATGGCCGCCATCATGTCACCATTTTGGGGTTCATTGTCTGATAGAAGCGGCCGCAAAATGATGGTGTTGCGGTCTACCATCGCTATCGGGATTTTTACCGGCATTCTCGGGTTGGCTCAGAGCACTTGGCAACTTATGATTATCCGAGGGTTCCAAGGAGCTTTCAGCGGATTTTCAGCGGCGTCTATCGCACTGGTCGCGAGCGTGATTCCCCAAGACAGGTTAGGATTTTCGCTGGGGTGGATTCAGACCTCCAGTATGGTGGGGACGCTCGTTGGACCGTTGTTGGGCGGCGTGGCTGCGGACTATTTCAAAAACTATCATATGGTCTTCTTTCTCACGACGATTTTCGCATTCATCGCTTTTACGATCACACTGCTATTTGTCCAAGAACCTAAGGGTAAACTTGCGCCGACGAGGAAAAAGCCGTCCTTAGTTGGTCAGTTTAGGGCAATCAAAGAGTTGAAGATGGTTCGCCCGATGTTCATTGTGTTGTTTTTGACGCAGTTTACGGTCATGAGTGTACAGCCTGTCCTTTCGGTATTTATGAAACAGTTGGCAGGGAATGTTGGATATTTGAATACCATAGCGGGCTTTGCATTTGCGGTGACTGGACTCGCTGACTTGATTGCATCTCCGTTCCTTGGCAAACGAAGCGATAAAATCGGCTATCGTCGAGTGTTGACCATTTGTATGACGGGGGCGGGGCTATTTTATCTGCCTCAGGCGTTGTCTCCAAACATTTGGGTGTTTATCGCGTCAAGGTTTGGTCTTGGCATGTTCATTGGGGGTATTTTGCCAACGGCCAATGCGTTGATTGGGCGAATGGCTCCGAGTGATAAGCGCGGACAAATTTATGGATTCACGTCCAGCGCGACGTTTTTGGGCAGTTTTGCTGGGCCACTTCTCGGTGGTGTCGGATCAGCGGCCTTTGGCATTCGCACCATGCTCGGTGTGGCGGGTGCACTATATATCTGTAATATGCTTTGGGTGAGATGGAAAGTTCGAGAACCTGGCAGTGTCGAACAACAATCGTAAGAGGGGATGAAAGGTAAACTAAACTATACTATACATTCGTGTTATTATATTGTATATCGTTGCGATTTCATTATTCTCAAAGGAGTTTTTTTATGCATGAGACATCCAACGATGAAGCGAAGCGGTTAGCGGAACGCGTTGGAGTTCGACTGCGACACATTCGTCGCGAGCACAATTTGAGTTTGGATGAATTGGCAGAGAAAACAGGGGTGAGTAAACTCACCTTGGGGAAAATCGAGCGCGGCGAAGCAAATCCAACACTTGCGATGATGTGGAAGATTACACGAGGTTTGTCTGTACCGCTGACAGCGTTGTTGACGATGGAGGAACAGGTGGACATCTCGCGTTCAGGTGAAGGATTTCAATTGGTGGGTGGCGACGGCAACTGGGTTATTGAGCCCATGTTTACGATGTCGACCTACGGAACGACCGAGCTTAGCCGAGCGTTTCTGGAGCCGCACAGCCAATTTACAGAACGGCATCATGCGGGTTCTATTGAAATTGCTACGGTTATGTCCGGAAGCCTCAGCATTTTGGTCGAAGGGACCGAGCACGTGTTAAAACCCTTTGACTCAATTCGGTTTCACGCAGACTGTGAGCACACCTATCTCAATTCGAGTGACACGCCTGTTGTGCTCCATTTGATGTTGACCTACCGCAACCCGGATTGAGGGATCGGTTCTCACCTACACGAGGTCATCTTCATACCTACGGATGCAAAATTCAAGAGACGAGCGGCGTATCAAGAGATACGCCCGCTTGTATGCTGAAGCGGCTTGTCCCGCGCGTTTGTGACGGATGGTGCTGTCGTGATCTAGGATGACGGGCGTAGCACTTATGCGTCAATATCCATATTCTGATTGGGTGATTTCTTGCGCTTGTGTTCGTGACGCGCCACTTTTGCCCGGTTGCCACAGATTTTCATCGAGCACCATTTCCTTTTTCCACTTGCATCGAGGAACAACAACACGCAATCTGGATTTGCGCATCGACGGAGTGTTAGAAGTGCGCCTGAGGCGAGTAACTGCAGAACGTCAAGTGCGACCAGCGACGCGATGGCGGCATCAGGAGTCCCCACAGGAATTGCTACTAAGTTATCTTCGTTGAGTTGATACGAAAGCGGTGCGCTTGCTACGAGTCTCTCCATCGTATGGACAAAATCGGATTCCGGTGAAATCCCCTCTGTGATACGGAGGAACGCGTTTCGCAAGGAAGCCCGCAATTCACGCAGGTTTCGCAGAACTTCTGGTGTATCATATGTGCTTGGCACGGATAACGGATGTAAGCTCCCCGATTGTTTCATTTCTTCAATCCATCGATCGAGATCCGCTACATTGACCAATAAATCATGTTTTGTACCTCGTCGGACAAGTTCTGTATTCACAAGGTCTAAGCTAAGGTGTCCCGAAATCAGCGGGAAACTTTCGAGCTGTCCCATTTGCATGCCCCCATCACTTAACTAACCTTATTATAAACCATTGACAAGTTAGTTATATAGATGTACTGTACTAACCGTAAACATAATTGATAAAAGGTTAGTTAGGAGATGCGTATATGAACCCGTCAAGCATCAAACCCCCATTTACCGCAGAAACGGCACAAGCTAAAGTAAAAGCTGCTGAAAATGCATGGAATACGCGGAACCCCGAAACGGTCGCACTCGCTTATACAGAGGACTCAGAGTGGCGGAATCGCTCGGAGTTTTTTAAGGGGCGAGATGCTATCAGAGCGTTTTTGGATCGCAAATGGGCGCGAGAATTGGACTACCATTTGATGAAAGAATTGTGGTCTTATACGGATAATCGTATCTCTGTACGCTTCGAATACGAATGGCGGGATGCACAGACTGGGCAGTGGATGCGGACGCATGGAAATGAACATTGGGAGTTTAATGAGGATGGACTGATGCGACGCAGGGACATGAGTGCCAATGATTACCCCATTGATGAGTCAGAACGGCGCTACGTCTAAACTGGTTGAGCGGTTGATTTGAGCAACTTCACTGTGGCGGTACATGGCGAGTACCGCCACAGCATAGCGTATATACATCGGCTGGGTGCCCTGTAGGACATCCTAGAAATCATGTGAGTGCGCTACATACCTTCAGATGGATTTCCCGTAGTATGTTGACAAACTGAAACTGAATTGATTACAGTATGGGTGTCGGGAGGCGAAGTGAAGTGGCGGCGAGTGGTTGGTTTTCCATGTCGGTTCATGCATTGGCCCTGCTTGCTCAAAATCGGGATGGTTATTCGAGCAGTTTTATTGCATCCAGTGTGAATACCCATGCTGTTTTCCTCCGACGTGTTTTGAAACGCCTGGTAGAAGTAGGTTTCATTGAAACTCGGGAGGGGCGTGATGGGGGATATCGGCTGACAAAACCGCCTGAAGACATTCGACTGTCGGAAGTTTACAAAGCCCTGGAAATGGATAGGGCGTTGGCACCTAGTCCGGCAACACCCAATCCCATGTGTCCTGTGGGTTCGGGGATGCCAACCGTATTTGATGCGATTGCGCTAGAAGTCGAGCAGGCCATCCTTGAAACGTTGCGCCGCTACACGGTTGCGGATGTTGCAGAGGGTGCTGTTTCTGCAGGCATTCTGTCCAAGTAACATTTTTTTGCTCTAAACTGAAACTGAATTGGTTTCATTAAAAGGCGAGAACACTGGGAGGAATCGATGATGAAAATGTTGGTGACAGGCGCTACGGGCAAACTGGGCAGCATGGTTGTCGAGACGTTGCTGAAGACTGTACCTGCGACGGAATTGGCCGTCAGTGTTCGAGATGTAAAGAAGGCGGAAAGTTTGCGAGCCCGGGGTGTGGAGGTTCGGCATGGGGATTTCGATCACCCTGAAACCCTCATTTCTGCTTTTGCTGGTGTTGATAGATTATTAATCATCTCTGCGGATGGGGATAACGAGACCCGAATTCGCCAGCACACGGATGCGGTCGCTGCGGCGGCGGAGGCGAAAGTCGGATTTATCGCTTATACCAGTTTGGTGAATGCTCAGGAGAGCAAAATGTTCTTGTCTCCGCCGCACCGTGCTACAGAAGAGGCCATCTTGAAGACAGGTATCCCGTATTCCTTCCTAAGAAATAACTGGTATGTAGAAAATGAACTTTCCAGTATTCAAGGTGTTATGGCAGGTGCGCCGTGGGTGACTTCAGCGGGTTCTGGAAAAGTAGGGTGGGCCGCAAGACGGGACTATGCGGAAGCAGCAGCATCTGTATTGTCTGGGACTGGGCATGAAAATACGATTTACGAACTTTCTGGTCAGCTTCTCACGCAGGAGGAACTGGCAGCTGTGGTCGGTGAGGTATTAGGCAAAGAGGTGCCTGTGCAGCAGGTCGATGACGCGACGTATGCAGATATCATGAAGCAAGCCGGCGTGCCGGATTTTGTCATTCCTATGCTTGTAAGTATCCAACAGGGGATTCGAGAAGGCGCGTTGGAAGTCGAAAGTAACGATTTTTACAAGCTGCTTGGGCGTGAAACGACGCCGATTCGTCAAGTCATTCGCCAAATGATAGACGATACCTCCAAATAAAGAGTCGAAGTGAAATCGTTTGTGATGTGCCCTTCCTTCGATGTGAGCAGCACCAACGATTCATTTAGGTGTGGGTGCGAACTGAACGGTAGCTTTCAGGTTTATAGAGAAACGAGCATCGGATAGATGAGATGCTCGTTTCTTTGTTTGGTCGTCGTTTCTTACATGGACTTACTTTTCTCCACTGAATCGAGTGGAAATGTTGCGTGAGATTAAAGTGGAATGTTCAACTCGCCACCACAGATGTTAATAGACTCCCTGAACAGTTCGTAGGCTGTATCTTCCGTTCACAAAAAACCCCCCGAGGGGGGAGTTTACGCGAGGATATGTGCTTAAAATGTGCTGTACTGTAGTCGTATCTATTTGTCTAAGAGGTGAAGTCAAATTCCATGATTAAAATCATGATTCATAAAAGTTCAATCCCTTCGTATTAACCAACTTTAATAAAGCTGAGTCAGAGATATTGCCACCGATCCAAATTAATTTGTTTCCTGCTGGGTAAAACAGCTCTGACGCATGCCCAAAGGTACTTAGGGTAGCTGTATTCCCGGAGTGTAAAATCACTTTTTTCCCTGCTGGCAAGATTCCGCTTTTAGATAATTTAATATTACCCATAGTTAAAAATGTATTCTTATCATAAAATGAATACAAGGTTCCGATACCGTTTATGACCAGTTTCGACCCGATTAATTGGGTATACGGATCCGGTAATCCACTTGATCCTTTCGGTTTAAATACAGGCGCTGCTACTACACCAGAAATTGACCAAACTCCATTTATGCTATGAACGTAACACAGATAATAGTAGCAACTTGTGACACCAGGGACCTGTACAGCAATTACACCATTATTTCCAATGATAAGTTCATATGGAATAGGAGCATTTCGTGCATAAACCGTTTGGTCATTCGATAACTTCCACGACAGAGCATAGCGCACTACATTCTCAGCTGTACGAGATTGCTTAGAGTTGACTTGATTATTGGTTGCGGATACAACAGTCACGCTCTTTTGCTGTGTACTAGTGGTGGTCGAGGCCCCAGCCTGATTCCCTACAACGTTACCGTCCGAACATCCACTCAAAACAGCCATAGAAAGGATGAGGGAGGCAAATATCGATCTAGTAGCTGTTGATGTCATTATAGTAACCTCCCAGAATCTTGAATTATAAAGTGATAATTACCTTTTTGTTAGGGATTAGAAGGAGCGCTTGCTGCGGTGTGACTTTGATATTCTTGTGACCTTGGGCTGTAAACCGTAATCCAGTCATCACTTGTAATTTCTCCATACTGATTTTGGTATGCGTAATCACCATACCATTCATCTCTATAATATCCATAATCAAACCATCCGTAGTGCTTCGCAGGTACATTAACCGTTACCTGATATTGCCATGATTCAGAAAGAGATGTATCCGCATTAAATCCTACTGCCGCATTAATAGGGCCCCATCCTGCACTTAATGAACCAGATGCGGATGCGCTGACGCTAAATGTTGAGGTTTTGGTAAAGTTATAGGGGGAGGTAGATGATGAACCATTGTAATACACTGGACTGTGAGCCTGTTCGACAAATTTGTTGTTTTCCTCAGTTGTAACGTCTTGGAACACATAACCGGCCTGTCCAATTATGACGTTCGGTGATTCAGAAATTTGGGGAGTCGGAGTTGTTTCTGCAAATACTGTTCCCGTTAAACCGGATAGTGTTGTGTTACTGACATAGCATAACGTCCGAAAACTGACGGTGTAAGTTGACCGAGAACTGACGGATTCGCTGTCCAAGAACGCTTGCAAAAATGGGAAGGAAGTTTCCTCCCCTCCCGACAGTGTTTCTAAAGGTCGACGCTAACCAAATATCGCCGATTTTCTAAGAGTCCAAACGCGACGTCGCCGCTGATGATGTACCAAGATGTTCGTCCAAGCTCTAGCCGTCCACTAAGCGTTGTGCGTTCAATGTGAAATTGCACAATCTCCCCGCAGTGCAAACTGTACCACTCATTTTTGCCCTCAACCACCCAACGCGACAACTCTGGATCGTAGAACATCTGTAATCTCCGTGCCATCATGAGCATTCACCTTGAATGACGCGCTCGACCATGTGGTCGTCGATGATCCGTTGCCGATTTTGAGCCCCATACATGAGACAGTGCGTACAGAGTTTGTTGACCAGTCGTGGAGCTCCACCCGAGAAACGATAGATTTCATCGACAGCCTTATCCGAGAAAATAGATTGCTGTCCAGCTACCGCGTAGGCTAGATGACGTTCAATGTATGCCCCGATTTCAGCGCGGTCGTAGTGATGCAACTTACACTGTAGATCAATGCGTTGCCGAATGGCGGCGTAAGCCTGTAAGTTGAGCCGTTCCCAGAGCTCACTCTGTCCGACGAGAATTAGCGCCATAGGACTTTGCGCATCCATTTTAAAATTCAAAAGAAATCTTACTTCCTCGAGCATCTCCCGATCTAGCAAATGTGCTTCGTCTACGACCACAACTGGACTGAGGCTATGTATCCCACGCATCAGCTCAATCTCACGATGCAATTGACGTTTCGCGTCGCCGCGATAAAACTTAGCCTCGCAACCGAGTTGCTCGAGCATCCCCTTGTAAAAATGTCGTGGGGTCAGCTTAGAATCCGACAGGTACAGAATTTTGAACTTCGACTGTTCCAGCGCCTCCGAGAAACGACGGATGGTTGTGGTTTTTCCGGTTCCACAATCTCCAGTCACCACTGCGAACCACTGACGCTCCGCAGCATACTTCAGCCGACCGAGAATGTCCTCCAGTGTAGATGACATGTAGAGTTCATCTGTTGGAATATCTCGTGAGAAGGGCGTGTGAGTAAAGCCGTAGAACGATTCAAACACGACCATTCTCCTCCTTCCAGACCGCGTCATAGCGGACTGCAGGCGTGATACGCTCAATCCGATCCTGATGCTTCTTCTCGGCTGCATCCAACAGACGAGATGTGTCAACGTTTTGGTTCTCGAACCGCTCTGGCAGTTTAGGTCTTTGCCCAGCCCGTTCACCAATCACCAGTTCTCCCACAGTCCAAGGCTGGTGACCCGCGTATTCGATGGTGAGTTCCGTGATATCTGCAGGGTCGTATATGACATTCACCTTACAACCGATGAATGACAGACCCACTTCATACTTCTTACCCATGAAGTTGATACAACCGGACTTGTCCACTTTTCGAGTTTCGGCATGCAAAAAGGCATCCGCGATGCTCTCTGGTGAGATGAAACGAATGGCTTTATGGTCGCTACGATAGGCAGTCTCGGGGCTCATCTGATTCTGAAGTGCGGAGTGAGGTTGGTTCTGATAACATTCACTTAACCAGACCTCAAATTGTTGATTCAATTGTTCCAATGTCTTAGGTTTCGCCGCAGCGATTTCGTCCAGAAACGAGTCGACGATACGATTAAACCGCTCTATTTTTCCCTTCGACTCCGGCGCATAGGGTTTCGCGTAAAGCAGCCGTGTCCCGAGCTTTGAACAGGTTCGAGTCATCCATTTGGTTCTGAATTGTTTGCCGTTGTCAAAGTAGATAGCCTCTGGTATACCGTGCTTTTGTACAGCTTGGCGAAAGCAGTCTTCCACAATGGTTTGGTCCAGCGTGGGGTAAAACCTCCCGTGGAGAACAAAACGAGTTGCGTCATCCAACATAACCACGAGATAGACCTGTTGCTTTGAACCATTCGTTCCAATGGGGAGATAAGGGCCAAACTTGATGTCCGATTGCCACAACTGATTGCGGTGACGGCGCTGAAACCTACGCGCTGCCACACCGGTTTCAGCATACATTCGCATGTGTCCGGCACTATATCCTCGACGAGCAAGTTTCTCTTGAAGAGTTGTTCTCCGAATTTCCCCAGGTGCCACTTTTCCTTCCCATTCGAGAATACGAATGATCTGCGAGACGCTTCGAGAAGGAACCTCTCTGCGCAACAAAATGGCCTCTTCCAGAATCTCATCCGGGATCACCTGAGCTCGACGGCTAGATTTTGACCTCGGTTTGAGTCCCTCAAAACCTTGTTCACGAAATGTAGCTAAATAGCGGCGCAATGTTCGTTCCGATAACCCGGTCTGTGCACAGATCTCTGCCTTGCGTCTGCGAAGTTGCGCTGAATCCAGTCCATCTTCCAAAAGTGGAGACAGCAACTGAACACGATACACGGCCACATCCTCCGCTTTTTTCCAATCTTTCATGGCTAACCTCTCCTTCAAGTGGGGTTAGCCTGAATAGTAGACAGAGAAGAAGCGGACACAAAGGCAGAACGGGTATGTGTCCACAAATGTAGATTTGCAATAGGGCGGACAGCACGGGCCATCCACCCGACGGCGTCGCCGACCAAATGTCCAATTCGATGGAGTGAGGATTGTGTTGGATAGGACGGTTCCAACACACGGCCGTGACGGTTTGCAATAGCAACCAGACAACCGGTAGCATACGAAGACCATGTCTCGAACCATTGACGGACACGGCGGATGGTGGATTCGTCCGCCCCCACTGAAGGGGATGATTCGGTAATGATCTGCTCTATACTTTCTCGGTCATAGCGCTTGTAGGGCACAAGAATATCTGGGAGTTCGTGGTGGATACGATGACACTCCGTGCAACGAAGGCGCCGAATGATAAGGGTGAGTTGGTCACCGTTACTCTGCGTATAACGTCTACGTCGGCTTCCGCATACAACAAGTTGGCCCTGACAGCAAGGACACGGGATGCATTCCTCACTCCGAA
Above is a genomic segment from Alicyclobacillus acidoterrestris containing:
- a CDS encoding zinc-binding dehydrogenase; protein product: MPRPGDSIAIYGCGAVGLSAMMAAKIAGCSTIVAVEVHDSRLELAKELGATHVLNGKTVDVISEIKKITNGGTHYAVETTGVTPVVLQSVRALRALGTVAIVGATGEVTFNVQLDIMGEGKSVVGVVEGDAVPQLFIPKLISYYKEGKFPFDRLVGFYEFEQINQAFEDSKNGSVVKPILRIS
- a CDS encoding aldo/keto reductase; translation: MERSIPEITLHDGVTLPVVGLGTAKLRGNAGVNAIVSAIDAGYRLLDSAYNYENEGTVGEAVRRSSVPREELRITSKLPGRYHTYDQAVVAIQESLYRANLDYYDLYLIHWPNPKQNQYVEAWQALIDAKKWGFIRSIGVSNFLPEHIERLEKETGVRPTVNQIELHPFFNQEAQRKWHEAHDIKTQSWSPLARANDVLENETLQKIARKHDKTVSQVILRWHYQLGAISIPRSSYPGRQLENISIFDFSLDDADMNVISGLSRPDGRLRNQDPAVYEEF
- a CDS encoding LysR substrate-binding domain-containing protein, whose translation is MNSSPQPQGYQGLGIAFLPLSAIQQELQDGRLFTFQFPTGYQPVQSYIIVTKTKGHITPSAAQLMNYLRGDSLT
- a CDS encoding MFS transporter, which translates into the protein MIEERRSGTSWKSILRIMAAVQFCMSIAFSSSNPFMALYVEQLGVHNPRYVDILTGIIQGMTPLMAAIMSPFWGSLSDRSGRKMMVLRSTIAIGIFTGILGLAQSTWQLMIIRGFQGAFSGFSAASIALVASVIPQDRLGFSLGWIQTSSMVGTLVGPLLGGVAADYFKNYHMVFFLTTIFAFIAFTITLLFVQEPKGKLAPTRKKPSLVGQFRAIKELKMVRPMFIVLFLTQFTVMSVQPVLSVFMKQLAGNVGYLNTIAGFAFAVTGLADLIASPFLGKRSDKIGYRRVLTICMTGAGLFYLPQALSPNIWVFIASRFGLGMFIGGILPTANALIGRMAPSDKRGQIYGFTSSATFLGSFAGPLLGGVGSAAFGIRTMLGVAGALYICNMLWVRWKVREPGSVEQQS
- a CDS encoding helix-turn-helix domain-containing protein, which produces MHETSNDEAKRLAERVGVRLRHIRREHNLSLDELAEKTGVSKLTLGKIERGEANPTLAMMWKITRGLSVPLTALLTMEEQVDISRSGEGFQLVGGDGNWVIEPMFTMSTYGTTELSRAFLEPHSQFTERHHAGSIEIATVMSGSLSILVEGTEHVLKPFDSIRFHADCEHTYLNSSDTPVVLHLMLTYRNPD
- a CDS encoding CGNR zinc finger domain-containing protein, with amino-acid sequence MGQLESFPLISGHLSLDLVNTELVRRGTKHDLLVNVADLDRWIEEMKQSGSLHPLSVPSTYDTPEVLRNLRELRASLRNAFLRITEGISPESDFVHTMERLVASAPLSYQLNEDNLVAIPVGTPDAAIASLVALDVLQLLASGALLTLRRCANPDCVLLFLDASGKRKWCSMKICGNRAKVARHEHKRKKSPNQNMDIDA
- a CDS encoding nuclear transport factor 2 family protein; the encoded protein is MNPSSIKPPFTAETAQAKVKAAENAWNTRNPETVALAYTEDSEWRNRSEFFKGRDAIRAFLDRKWARELDYHLMKELWSYTDNRISVRFEYEWRDAQTGQWMRTHGNEHWEFNEDGLMRRRDMSANDYPIDESERRYV
- a CDS encoding RrF2 family transcriptional regulator yields the protein MAASGWFSMSVHALALLAQNRDGYSSSFIASSVNTHAVFLRRVLKRLVEVGFIETREGRDGGYRLTKPPEDIRLSEVYKALEMDRALAPSPATPNPMCPVGSGMPTVFDAIALEVEQAILETLRRYTVADVAEGAVSAGILSK
- a CDS encoding SDR family oxidoreductase — encoded protein: MKMLVTGATGKLGSMVVETLLKTVPATELAVSVRDVKKAESLRARGVEVRHGDFDHPETLISAFAGVDRLLIISADGDNETRIRQHTDAVAAAAEAKVGFIAYTSLVNAQESKMFLSPPHRATEEAILKTGIPYSFLRNNWYVENELSSIQGVMAGAPWVTSAGSGKVGWAARRDYAEAAASVLSGTGHENTIYELSGQLLTQEELAAVVGEVLGKEVPVQQVDDATYADIMKQAGVPDFVIPMLVSIQQGIREGALEVESNDFYKLLGRETTPIRQVIRQMIDDTSK
- a CDS encoding DUF5348 domain-containing protein produces the protein MARRLQMFYDPELSRWVVEGKNEWYSLHCGEIVQFHIERTTLSGRLELGRTSWYIISGDVAFGLLENRRYLVSVDL
- a CDS encoding ExeA family protein, with the protein product MFESFYGFTHTPFSRDIPTDELYMSSTLEDILGRLKYAAERQWFAVVTGDCGTGKTTTIRRFSEALEQSKFKILYLSDSKLTPRHFYKGMLEQLGCEAKFYRGDAKRQLHREIELMRGIHSLSPVVVVDEAHLLDREMLEEVRFLLNFKMDAQSPMALILVGQSELWERLNLQAYAAIRQRIDLQCKLHHYDRAEIGAYIERHLAYAVAGQQSIFSDKAVDEIYRFSGGAPRLVNKLCTHCLMYGAQNRQRIIDDHMVERVIQGECS